The genomic segment AGGCCGTGACTGATCTTATTATGAGTCCCGGATGCAGCTATATCTATACACTCACAAACTGTCCGTCCGCAGAGGCTGTCCAGATGAGAGAGATAGTGAAAGACAAGCTCTCAAACGGTGAATCTAAAGACGAGATACTTACATACTTTGAGGATATCTATGGCCCGAGGGTCCTTGCCCAGCCAAAGAAGAAGGGTTTTTATTTTGTTGCCTGGTGGTTTCCCTATTTCCTGATCTTTGATGTCTTTGTACTTGTAGGCCTTATCATATATGTCTGGCGAAAAAGGGGTAGTGCACAGTCGGAAGCAAGCGTTACAAGCATTTCAGACAGTGGGGTTGAGTCTGATGAAGACATTTCAAGGATTATAGAGGAAGAGGTACGTAAATTCAGATCCGAATGAAAGGGTAACAGACAATGAAAGGTCTAATCAAGGCGCTGTTTATCGTGCCTGTATTTATCCTGGTCGTGGTTTTTCTGGCAGGTATTTTTGGTAATAAGGATGAAAAACGCAAGAAACTGCCCAGACCGTCGATTGGAGATATGGCAAGGGATTTTACCTACCCCGATCTTCAGGGAAGGGATGTAAAACTCTCGGATTTCTACGGGAAAAAGGTGGTCCTGCTGAATGTATGGGCCACCTGGTGTACGTCCTGCAAAAAGGAACTGCCCACGGTTCAGAGGCTGTATGAACGATTCAAGGGGGATGACTTTGAAGTGCTTGCAGTCAGTATTGATGCCCTTGGCAAAAAGGCAGTCGAACCATTCATGAAAAAACTGGGCCTGACTTTCCCTGCACTCATTGATACTTCGGGCTCCATACAGCTTCTGTACGGAACTACCGGTGTGCCGGAATCCTTTATTATAGATAAAAAAGGAAGGATAGCCTATGTTGAGATAGGAGCGGGAGACTGGACCGACCCGGAAAAACAGGCTCTTGTCAAGGGACTCATTGATGAGCCGGACCTGGAGGTACCTAAATGAAGAACAAAAGGGTGATTATACTTCTCCTGGTGATGGCAGCGGCCTTTGCCTACCTTGTTTTGATCGGCATGAGGGAGGGCAGTATGTACTATCTCGAGGTGCCGGAATTTCTGAAGGATATGAACAGGTATGAAACCGGGAAGATCAGGATAAACGGGAGGGTGGATTTAAAGAGTCTCAAGTATGACCCGAAAAGAGTAGTTCTCAGTTTTAAATTGAAGGATGCTAACGGCCCCGGCTATATCAGGGTGAAATACAACGGCTCACCGCCTGATCTTATCAAGAAGGACGGGGTTACCCTGGTAGCAGAGGGGTCTTACGATAAAGCTCAGGGCCTGTTTGTTGCCAGGAAACTGCTTATCAAGTGCCCCTCAAAATATGAAAGCAGGAGTGACAAGCCATGACCGCTATAGGCGGCTATGCCCTTTTCTTCTCCTTTTTACTGTCAATCGCCGTATTAGCATCATTCGTTGTGGGGTTGAAGAGGAAGGACGGCAGGTTCATCGATGTAGGGTACCGTGGTACAAAGGTGGTTTTTCTCTCCATTACGGCAGCCTCATTACTGCTGGTTTATGCCTTCCTGACGGATGATTTCAGGATCCAGTATGTGGCCTCATATTCGGAGAGGGCGCTTCCGCTATTCTACAAAA from the bacterium BMS3Abin08 genome contains:
- the resA_5 gene encoding thiol-disulfide oxidoreductase ResA; translation: MKGLIKALFIVPVFILVVVFLAGIFGNKDEKRKKLPRPSIGDMARDFTYPDLQGRDVKLSDFYGKKVVLLNVWATWCTSCKKELPTVQRLYERFKGDDFEVLAVSIDALGKKAVEPFMKKLGLTFPALIDTSGSIQLLYGTTGVPESFIIDKKGRIAYVEIGAGDWTDPEKQALVKGLIDEPDLEVPK
- a CDS encoding formate-dependent nitrite reductase complex subunit NrfF, with product MVVIRRIIFSVLFVLVLTSGMSYGKDIPLMQLEAVTDLIMSPGCSYIYTLTNCPSAEAVQMREIVKDKLSNGESKDEILTYFEDIYGPRVLAQPKKKGFYFVAWWFPYFLIFDVFVLVGLIIYVWRKRGSAQSEASVTSISDSGVESDEDISRIIEEEVRKFRSE
- a CDS encoding cytochrome c-type biogenesis protein CcmE, coding for MKNKRVIILLLVMAAAFAYLVLIGMREGSMYYLEVPEFLKDMNRYETGKIRINGRVDLKSLKYDPKRVVLSFKLKDANGPGYIRVKYNGSPPDLIKKDGVTLVAEGSYDKAQGLFVARKLLIKCPSKYESRSDKP